A DNA window from Castanea sativa cultivar Marrone di Chiusa Pesio chromosome 7, ASM4071231v1 contains the following coding sequences:
- the LOC142644618 gene encoding protein kinase STUNTED has protein sequence MLVEKVVNAVGKRNVLVGIRIDSQSRELLSWAIVKVAEPGDCVVAVHVCRSSDRASKNKNLLDGYLEVYEELCNANKVDLSGQILTGSSARRVLVREAKSCAAVAVVVGISKHSALGGWASTAKYCSRRLPSTTDVLAIHNGKIVFRRFTNNQLPGLILNGDPKPSFSLIKVPTLEDYKSEFGDSEAETASTISEVVQNSRDGVFNFACDSKRLSLRSNSRYARDPLDYRPGWPLLRKASSSIPQAPLARNISVVQWVMTLPDRSPQLSPQCSTIKETPFESDISVSLDENPKNCLSAYGELPKGCKWFSHEVLKMSTSQFSSENLISKGGCNRVYKGILPEGKAVAVKIVKSTKEAWKDFAYEVNIISSLKHKHITPLIGVCIEDNALISVYDFLSEGSLEENLHGKNKDKSVLSWHVRFNIAVGIAEALNYLHNECSQPVIHRDVKSSNILLSIGFEPQLSDFGLSMWGPTNSTFVTQSDVVGTFGYIAPEYFMYGKVSDKIDVYAFGVVLLELLSGREPIGLENPKGQESLVIWAKPKIESGDIKSMLDPKLDGKYDETQVQRMVLAATLCTTRAARLRPKMSQILKLLKGDIYVEEWLNSQNGNLKDSENQDNNDDEVYPNSSPELHLSLALLDVEDDNTSDSSAERSNIRSLEEYLKGRCSRSSSFD, from the exons atgttagtTGAGAAGGTGGTTAATGCTGTTGGGAAGAGAAATGTATTGGTTGGTATCCGTATTGACAGCCAGAGCAGAGAGCTGCTCAGCTGGGCTATTGTGAAAGTTGCTGAGCCTGGAGATTGTGTGGTTGCAGTTCATGTTTGTAGAAGTTCTG ACCGGGCTTCAAAAAACAAGAACTTGTTGGATGGTTATTTAGAAGTTTATGAGGAGCTATGTAATGCAAATAAG GTTGATCTCAGTGGTCAAATCTTGACAGGAAGTTCAGCCCGAAGGGTTTTGGTGAGAGAGGCGAAGAGCTGTGCTGCTGTGGCTGTAGTTGTAGGGATAAGCAAGCACAGTGCTCTTGG GGGTTGGGCTTCCACTGCCAAATATTGTAGCAGGAGGCTGCCTTCAACAACCGATGTTTTGGCTATCCACAATGGGAAAATTGTGTTCAGAAGGTTCACCAATAATCAACTACCAG GTCTTATACTTAATGGGGATCCAAAGCCAAGTTTTAGTCTAATAAAAGTTCCGACTTTAGAAGATTACAAATCTGAATTTGGTGACTCAGAGGCAGAAACTGCATCAACCATTTCTGAGGTGGTACAAAACTCCAGAGATGGAGTTTTCAACTTTGCCTGTGACAGCAAAAGACTTTCTTTGAGATCAAATTCTCGATATGCAAGAGACCCTTTGGATTATAGGCCCGGTTGGCCATTACTTCGTAAAGCTAGTTCATCTATTCCACAAGCACCACTTGCTAGGAACATATCTGTGGTGCAATGGGTAATGACCTTACCAGATCGTTCCCCACAGCTAAGTCCTCAATGTTCAACTATTAAGGAAACCCCATTTGAAAGTGATATCAGTGTTAGTTTGGATGAGAATCCTAAGAATTGTTTGTCTGCATACGGTGAGCTACCGAAAGGTTGCAAATGGTTCAGTCATGAGGTTCTGAAAATGTCAACTTCTCAGTTTTCCTCAG AAAATTTGATCAGCAAAGGAGGATGTAACCGTGTATATAAGGGGATTCTTCCAGAGGGCAAGGCAGTGGCAGTAAAGATTGTGAAATCAACCAAAGAAGCATGGAAGGATTTTGCCTATGAAGTGAACATCATCTCCTCACTGAAACATAAACACATCACACCCTTGATCGGTGTCTGCATCGAAGATAATGCTTTAATCTCAGTTTATGATTTCTTGTCTGAAGGAAGCTTAGAGGAAAACTTACACG GTAAAAACAAAGATAAGTCTGTATTATCATGGCATGTGAGGTTTAATATAGCAGTTGGGATTGCTGAAGCTCTTAATTACCTACATAATGAATGTTCTCAGCCTGTTATTCATAGAGATGTCAAGTCTTCAAATATTCTTCTCTCCATTGGATTTGAACCACAG TTATCTGATTTTGGACTTTCGATGTGGGGACCAACAAATTCAACATTTGTGACTCAGAGCGATGTAGTAGGAACATTTGGTTATATTGCTCCTGAATATTTCATGTATGGGAAAGTAAGTGACAAGATTGATGTTTATGCCTTTGGTGTGGTGCTTCTTGAATTGTTATCAGGAAGAGAACCAATTGGCTTAGAAAATCCCAAAGGACAAGAGAGCTTGGTCATTTGG GCAAAGCCAAAGATAGAGAGTGGAGATATAAAAAGTATGTTGGATCCAAAATTGGAtggaaaatatgatgagactcAGGTTCAGAGAATGGTTCTTGCAGCAACCCTCTGCACCACAAGGGCAGCTCGGCTTCGCCCTAAAATGAGCCAG ATACTGAAGCTGCTAAAAGGGGATATATATGTTGAAGAATGGTTGAACTCCCAAAATGGTAATCTAAAGGATTCAGAAAACCAGGACAACAATGATGATGAGGTTTATCCAAATTCTAGTCCAGAGTTACATTTGAGTCTTGCATTGCTTGATGTTGAAGATGATAACACATCTGATAGTAGTGCTGAGCGCAGCAATATTAGGTCTTTGGAAGAATACTTGAAAGGACGATGCAGCAGATCTTCCAGCTTTGACTAG
- the LOC142644619 gene encoding uncharacterized protein LOC142644619, translating to MSRCIPFPPPGYVWNGESGEALMELIKLNRERVEAEKERKKEKRRRKKEKRRRKREKRRRKKEEKRRREDGEVGQEMQNQQNRNKDGSKKRSWEKGDNEKGRKYEAQGLETSSLTEELEQPTISEFIYDSSDNSNNIKRKRVKCSPNASHNHESHFNFQKQKHEDQAVLSSKPACSTPTCTDTLVQQEFEMDPRLSKDKFCSTSGLPTTAQEMASRTTREMCLSPFSTEVVSDEKAETAPALSLSESWSLQMETQYRVIIVNWVPPPLQNEHSKFDDQEWLFQRGQPRNDMIQKTNTCSYDFCHGSCILYPHAHYLPEVDIYALPYTVLF from the exons ATGTCTCGGTGCATACCCTTTCCTCCACCAGGGTATGTGTGGAACGGTGAGAGTGGCGAGGCTCTTATGGAACTGATtaag CTCAACAGAGAAAGGGTAGAGGCTGAgaaggaaaggaagaaagagaagaggaggagaaagaaggagaagagaaggaggaagagggagaagaggaggaggaagaaagaggaGAAGAGAAGAAGGGAAGATGGTGAGGTTGGGCAGGAAATGCAGAATCAGCAAAATAGGAACAAAGACGGCAGTAAAAAGAGAAGTTGGGAAAAGGGTGACAATGAAAAGGGAAGGAAATATGAAGCACAAGGATTGGAGACTAGCAGTCTTACTGAAGAGCTTGAACAGCCCACGATTTCTGAGTTCATCTATGATTCCTCTGACAATAGCAATAACATTAAGAGGAAAAGGGTCAAATGTTCTCCCAATGCCAGCCATAACCATG AAAGTCATTTTAACTTTCAAAAGCAAAAGCATGAGGATCAAGCTGTATTGTCCAGCAAACCAGCTTGTTCTACTCCCACATGTACGGATACACTTGTCCAACAGGAGTTTGAAATGGATCCTAGACTCAGCAAAGATAAATTTTGTTCTACATCTGGTTTACCCACAACTGCCCAGGAAATGGCTTCTCGAACTACCAGAGAGATGTGCCTTTCCCCTTTTTCAACTGAGGTTGTCTCTGATGAGAAGGCTGAAACAGCTCCAGCATTGAGCTTGTCTGAAAGTTGGTCACTGCAGATGGAAACACAATATAGAGTCATAATTGTGAATTGGGTTCCCCCTCCTTTACAGAATGAGCACTCTAAGTTTGATGATCAAGAGTGGCTCTTTCAGAGAGGGCAGCCCAGAAATGACATGATTCAAAAAACTAACACTTGCAGTTATGACTTCTGTCATGGAAGTTGCATCCTATACCCTCATGCTCACTATTTGCCTGAGGTTGACATATATGCTTTGCCATATACAGtactgttttga